From a single Arachis hypogaea cultivar Tifrunner chromosome 3, arahy.Tifrunner.gnm2.J5K5, whole genome shotgun sequence genomic region:
- the LOC112789155 gene encoding B-box zinc finger protein 20 isoform X2 — MKIQCDVCHKVEASFFCPSDEGALCHGCDRTIHCANKVATKHTRFSLHHPNSKDAPLCDICQERRAYIFCQEDRAILCSECDVSIHGANEYTKKHNRFLLTGVKLGAASSSSSSEPTSMSSSRATTSSEAANNQNNNNYYMGSDTGSVSTSSISEYLIETIPGYCMEDLLDASFPPNGF; from the exons ATGAAGATCCAGTGTGATGTGTGTCACAAAGTGGAGGCCTCTTTCTTCTGTCCCTCGGATGAAGGAGCTCTATGCCATGGCTGTGATCGCACAATACACTGTGCCAACAAGGTTGCAACCAAACACACGCGCTTCTCTCTGCACCACCCTAACTCCAAAGACGCCCCTCTGTGTGATATCTGCCAA GAGAGACGTGCATATATATTTTGCCAAGAAGACAGAGCGATATTATGCAGTGAATGTGACGTTTCTATCCATGGAGCCAATGAATACACTAAGAAGCATAACAGGTTTCTTCTGACAGGTGTAAAGCTtggtgctgcttcttcttcttcttcatcagagCCAACATCAATGTCCTCGAGTAGAGCCACAACAAGCTCTGAAGCAGCAAATAAccagaataataataattattatatgggTAGTGACACGGGTTCAGTTTCAACAAGCAGCATTTCTGAGTATTTGATTGAGACCATACCCGGTTACTGCATGGAAGACCTTCTCGATGCTTCATTTCCGCCAAATGGTTTCT GA
- the LOC112789155 gene encoding B-box zinc finger protein 20 isoform X1 gives MKIQCDVCHKVEASFFCPSDEGALCHGCDRTIHCANKVATKHTRFSLHHPNSKDAPLCDICQERRAYIFCQEDRAILCSECDVSIHGANEYTKKHNRFLLTGVKLGAASSSSSSEPTSMSSSRATTSSEAANNQNNNNYYMGSDTGSVSTSSISEYLIETIPGYCMEDLLDASFPPNGFCKEYEQQSLFQDRNNVHHYVSMCSFPLEAWSPSSTPT, from the exons ATGAAGATCCAGTGTGATGTGTGTCACAAAGTGGAGGCCTCTTTCTTCTGTCCCTCGGATGAAGGAGCTCTATGCCATGGCTGTGATCGCACAATACACTGTGCCAACAAGGTTGCAACCAAACACACGCGCTTCTCTCTGCACCACCCTAACTCCAAAGACGCCCCTCTGTGTGATATCTGCCAA GAGAGACGTGCATATATATTTTGCCAAGAAGACAGAGCGATATTATGCAGTGAATGTGACGTTTCTATCCATGGAGCCAATGAATACACTAAGAAGCATAACAGGTTTCTTCTGACAGGTGTAAAGCTtggtgctgcttcttcttcttcttcatcagagCCAACATCAATGTCCTCGAGTAGAGCCACAACAAGCTCTGAAGCAGCAAATAAccagaataataataattattatatgggTAGTGACACGGGTTCAGTTTCAACAAGCAGCATTTCTGAGTATTTGATTGAGACCATACCCGGTTACTGCATGGAAGACCTTCTCGATGCTTCATTTCCGCCAAATGGTTTCTGTAAG GAGTATGAGCAGCAATCATTGTTTCAGGACCGAAATAATGTTCATCACTATGTCAGCATGTGTTCGTTTCCATTGGAAGCATGGTCACCATCATCAACCCCAACTTAG